Within Fusarium keratoplasticum isolate Fu6.1 chromosome 8, whole genome shotgun sequence, the genomic segment TGAGGGTCCCGTTGCGTGAGGATCGTGTGCTCCGAATATCGGATCTGCTGGTTTGCctcggtcgatgatggggGGATCTACGGATTTACAACTTGCCGCCATCTACCGACGAAACCGGAAAACCCAATTGCATCTCGAGATGTGCAATGCTTCTGGCAATTTCGCCTCATGTGTCCTGCAGTCGATCAGACCAATGGAATTGCCGTTAAGCCACATCTTGACTTATCAAATCATGAGTGCAAGTGGTGTTCTCGACCGTGACTGGTTGAAGCATCAATTGGCTGGCCTCGTCGTGACGCGCCGTGTCATTCCTCGCACCATCCATCACGAAGCGCGGACGGGACGCGTCTCGTGAACCTACACCTCAGTTCCAGTATCTACCACAATGTGTTGTAAGCAATTGGACATATCACATATGGCACATAAATATTGATTATCACAGAATTCCATTGTGTGCTTCAACTCATACAAGTATGCCCTCCCTACCAGACATGGATATCAACCCTTCCACGCCAACCatttcctttcctttcctttcctctGTCCCAGTCGTTACCATATGCCTTGAAATAGAAAAGGCACCTCCCGAACCCTCTATATCCGTGGGACCTCATGTTTCAAGTTCCCCCCTTTCGTTATAAAAACACACAGCTTGACCCTTTTTTTCACCCCTTTCAACTCCCCATCCCTGATGCAGCAAGGCTTGCAAAAAAATGACAACTcaaacaagaaaagaaaaacaaGACGCCTTGGCTATGCACATGTCGAGAGAGGGGGGTTCGATATCGGGAGAGGTCGTGAATCTAAAATATGAACAacgaagaaaaaagaaactcGGCTGAAGAGTGGGTATAAAGCAAGAAAAAAGACACATCCGCCGCCTTGATTCGTTGTGATATCATTGTGTGATGCTTCTCATCTCCCAAACTGGAAACGAGTATGTACGAGTAATAGGAAATTGTTTAGGGGGTCTTGGGACGCTTCCAGTAGTATTGCTGTTATATAGTGTAAGCCTCGAAGCCACATCGGAAGATCATGTAGGGGAAAACAAACCTTGTGCTGCTTGCGACAAGCGCGGAGACTGGGCTTTCGGAGGCCATCGACAACGGCCGCTCGGCGctgctcatcgtcgtcctgcTCAGGGACATAGTAGTACTCGCTCTCCAGGGGCTTTCCGGCGGCGTCCTTGCCCTGTcgcttgatgatgccgatgcAGGGAGTGCTCTCAATCACGTCGCGGAGATCAGACTTGTCCagacccttcttctcctcggtgGGGAGGTGCTGCATGATGGTCGACAGAGGAGTCGAGGACAGACGCGAGTAGGCAAGCTGGTTGATGACGTGGTTGGCGACGATGGGGTTGGACTCATACGACATCTTGGTGGGTTCGGGAGTAGGTGTAGACACGCGAGGAGgtgaagaaagaggagacTCGGGTTGAGGCTGGGGCTGCTTCCGGGGAGATCGAGGAGGCGCGGGAATCTGACGAGGAGCAAAGAGGTCGGCGGCAATGGCGCTGTGGAGGGGGTTGGACGCTCGCTTGGCACCCTTGAAGATCTTGGGAGACTTTGTACTTATCGAAGCCAACCGGCAAGAAATGTCGGCACCGAAGGGTCCGAAGGAGTGCACGATTGGGTCGTTCTCCTCATCAGGGTCCTGGTCTTCGGCATCGCTGTGCTGCTCGACGCTTTGCAcgctgctgaagctggcagTCACCTCGGTGTTCATGCTGACATTAACATCCATGTGCTCAACTTCAGGCTCGGGCTCTCGCTTGGGTTCGGGCAGCTCAggctcatcgtcctcgtAAATGTCAATGCCGTGGTCTCGGTGTCCGGGAAGAAGAGCCTGGAGGCGGCGGGAGCTGGACAGGGTCACGGGAGTAGGGCTCTCAGGAGAAGCGATACGGCCGGTACGTCGAGGAGGGGAAGACTGAAGAATGGCATTGGGGCGGATCTGGGGAGGAGAATCGTCCCAGGTGGTGTCGGAGAGGTTGTCAACGGCACGCTTAGGCCATTGAATCAGAACACGAGCATCTTGAACATCAACCATAATCTCGGAACCCTCAGTCTCGCTCGTGAAGCTGTCGCCCTTGTACAGCTCCCAAGTACGACTCTGACAGTGGAGCTTGAGGCCGTTCCAGCCATTGCAGATGATCTCAATCTTGCTGGGCTCGAGGGGGCTCGGGGCGGCGATGAAGCGGGCCTTGACGTGGACGCGGGACACGAGGCGGTTGGCCGAGAGCTGGAAGTGCGACGAGTTGGAGGATCGGCCCATGATGAGCGTCTCGCCATTCTCGGACAGTTCGACGGCGGGGACGGCAGAGAGCGGGGTCCGCTCGGTAGCAGCCGAGGAACGCTGGGGCGGGGAACTCGAGAGGATACCGGTGCTCGACGTCGGCACGGGAGTCGGGTACTTGAGGTGAGCGCGAGAAGATGGACGGCCGGGCACGGGACCGATGTTTTGTCTCTTGACGGGTCGCGGAAGGTTGGGAGACGAAGAGAGCGGCTCGAAGGGCGGGAGGAGAGTCGGGGCCGGGCGCTTGGAGCCGGCGAGGGTGATGGGCTTCATGACGGGGAGCGTGGGCTCAGCCGAGGAGCCCTTTCGCGGTGAAGAAGCGAGAGAATCCATTTGTAGAGTTTGAACCGACTTTTGTATCGGTTTATTCGTTGTTGTAGAGAGTATCGACAAAAGTCGAGGGTCGAGGACTGGATCGCGTCCAGATGCGCGAATGGGGGAGGACCAGAAACACGCGTTGAGAGTCAAGGCCCAACCTGGTTCCTTTTCTGAACCCAAGAAacgcttcttctttttcttttccttgttcGAGTTTCTTTTTCGTAGTTGTTCTTGATCTTCCCAGCCAACACGCGAAGACGTAGGAGTAGTGGCGGTAAGGGTTGGTCTTTGAGGAAcagacgacgatgacgaacAAAAAAAGGCGGTCTCGTACACGGTCGGGTTCTTAAAAGAaggatgatgtcgaggcCAGAAATCGAGGCCCGGTCTAAAGAAGTGAGAGAGAAGGTTGGTGGTGGAAAAGGTGTGAGTGAATGACCTTTTTGTGTGAGGGAGGGCGttttttggtggtggtggaggtaTTTAAAGAGGCTGCCCGCTTTGGCTCTTTAACCCGGGACGCGGCCAAGAACGCGGGCGTAGCGTGGCCGCGTTGAGAGGTCCCGGGTCGTGTTGGCGTTTTTTTGTGCAAGCCCCGTTGTGCAGCGGTCGCGGTGTCGAGTTATAGTGGCCGATGCCCTGTAACTTAGCGGGTGGCAGGTGCTGGAGGGGATAATTATAGCGAAGATGTGCAAATGCGGGCAAAGGGGTTGCAGCAGGTGCTTTACGCGCCCGCGTTAAGTGGTCCCCGCTATCGATAAGGGATGACGTCCGCTGGAACGCGCTGTAGCGTGGACCACTTTAGCGAGCAGCCATGTCTAGGATCCCTTGCCTGACAGGTTTGGTGACAGATGATGATTGATGAACAGCATTGATTTAGATATTAATTCTCTTTTGGAAGTATGATGCCTTTGAGATgcctttgcttcttcttcgaaTCTGAAAAATGAAAACTCTGCACAAATTCCATAGAAATCCCTCGTCTTCTTAGCCTGAAAGCAAACCCAAGAATCCAACCTCCTCTACACGTTCCCCCGCCGATGTGATGTCTCCACCGCAACCGAAATTCCAACATCGCGTTTTGCAGGCCCAATCCCTTGTCCGAAAATTATGTCTGGCTGGGCACATTTCCCTTTTCCCGATTCGTTATGTATATTTCGGAGGACGGATACTTACCCATTGCAGAGCTGCCTAGTTTTGTATGCATGTTGCAGTGCCACTTGGCAAGAGTCTCATCGCCGATACATGGCAGCCAAGGAATAATGGCCGAGGCGCGTCAGCACGTCACGACTACAATAAGCCACCATCGAGTCAATGCAACGCCTCTCAAGTTGGAAAAAGCCTATTGTAGTGTCTGTTGGCTCATGTCAATAACTATTGTCACCTTCCAAGATCAATTGTCAACCCCTGACCTTGCATTGTGCTGATGCCAGAGATCAAAGAACATCCCTGGAACCTTGctgcatctccatcaccaaccgtCTCAACTCGCAGCCATTCATGTGTCTTTTGCTGCGTGATACAGCCCGTTCTTTTTACGCCTGCCGCGCTTTTCTCGTGTCAGAAACTTCCATTGGAGTAAATTCAACTGCGTCGGGCGTCATGAGCCACGACTCTAGCCACGACATCTTGATGCGCGTCGCTTCGTGGATCCCTTGTGACAACGCCCTTGAACAAAGACTCCCTTCCTCCACAACCTAGATTAGCTTTGCACAAAGAACCTACACTATTCACTTCGTCAACTTCATGTCCAACCTCCCGGGATTCTTTGCTCACGTTTtgggttcttcttcttgccccGGCACTTCTCGCACTGGTCCTCAGGCACCTTTACTCGTTTGTGATCTGTTCTAGGCACAGAGGCAGTAGTGATTGTGGTAGGTTGCTTAGGCAGCCTAGTCCGCTCCAGTTGGACCAACCATTCGCTGTGAGAACACTCGTCGTGGCGAGGTAGTCAGTTGTCGCTCCGTATATGGCAGAACAGAGGCACGTAACACTCCGAAAAGTCTTGAACAGCAACTCTCGGGCTATTGGCATACAAAACAGCGCCAGCGTCTACCCCTCCTGCCGTTCTGTCGGGGCGCGTGGCCGAGCTAAAGGGGATAGCTAACGTCCCCTATGTTGGGATCCGTATCGGCCAAGAACTAGAGGATTTGCTGAGGATACTGAAGTAGTGGGGTGACGACAAAGGAACCCTGGGAAGAGCCACTGCTATCATGCTAGCACTGATCAATAGAGGAACTATCAACGGAGATACAGCAAGAACGGGAACCTCGATCAACCAAGAGGACCTGACTCAGGGCCTGGCTACCTTGATAATATTGGTCTTTGAGTTAGGCCAAGCTCAGAAGCAATGAAAGATGAACCAGAACTCCCATACATCTATCCCTAACTACCTTGCCAAACCCGCAGGAGGAGCCCCAAGCTCACGCCACGGGAGGGAAGGGTGCAAGCTGTTGcggcgagctcctcaagctgctCAAAGAGCCTGTGCTCGTAGTCCCTCAGCCTCAAGTGGTGTCGAGCTGGTCAGCTAGTTCGGTAGGTAAGGTGACGATTTCCATGGGAGTATTCACCACCCAGTATTGGTTCATGTTTCCCTGAGGATGCCTACCAAGATGTTGTAAGGGGAAGAAAATAACATGTGCAAAACTTTTAAAGTATTGTCTCTCCTTACGACAAGTTCTTATCATTCAAGACTTGTTTCACTCAAATGTGGTCAAAATAAAGCCAAAGAATTTGATTGTCACCGCATTATCCGTAGTATCTCAGCTATGGAAGGATCCCCCTTTCAGTAGATCACGGCGTATCTGAGGCCAGAGCATCCCCTTGCTCATGTAACCTCCACCGGCTGGATGAAACCAAAAAGAGAGAAATAGCAATCAACTTTTACCCCGTTTGCGCCCCGTCATGGCATCGCTTCGAGAAGAAACGGCTcaggccttcttcttccccttccccttgCCATTCTTTGCCCGGGCCTTTGCATCCATATCTTGGATCAGATCATCTTCACTCTTGTCCGAAAACAACCACTGGAGTGCCTGGGTTTCGGTGAAGTTGGGGACATGTCCGTCATCTTGGAGAGCCCGGTTGACAATCGCCTCCTTCGCGTTCTGTAGCATGTAGAGACGCTCGTCGATGCTGCCTCTGGCCATGATCCGCACGAGATgcgtctccttcttctgtCCGATTCGATGAACTCGCTTGAAGGCCTGCTGCTCGACCGTCTTGTTCCACCAAATGTCAACAATGATGACGCGGTTGGCGACAGGCAAGTCCAAGGCTTGCCCACCGCACTTCATTGATGCCAGCTATTGTCTTGTTAGATGATGAATGAACCTGGAGGGCACAGAGGGTAAAAGCTTACAAGAATCTTCCGCTCGGGGTTCTCTCGGAACTCTTTCAGAGCCAAATCTTTCCGCTTGTTGGTGACCGTCCCGTTGTAGTACAGAAAGTCAATTCCCAGCGTCTCCAGGATGCACCCAAGTGCTTTCGAAGTTCTGGTGAACTCAACAAAGACTGCAGAGGCAATTAGAGGACTGATAGCAAATCTTGCGGACATGTAACTTACCAatcatcttgtcctcgggcGCTTCCTTGAGCCACGTAAGAATCACCTCCACGGTAGCTTTGACCTTGGAGCCCCAAGGCATCTTGACAGGACCAAAGTGGATGTCTTCACGGCCACACGTGGCGTGGAAGAAGGAATTGTATCCCTCAGCATCACCAGTCCAGTTGGTTCCAATGCTGTCCCGGCCAGGTTCCTGGAAgtccttgctctccttggcgCTGTTCATGGCTGTCTTGATACACTCGGGAGTCGTCACGTCCTCACCCACGGCGAGTTTGGCTGAGCATCCAGGGACAGGGCATATGAACTCAACCTTCACCAAACGCATCCCCTTGGGAATGCCGACAAAGAGGCACCGCTCACAAAAGATGTGCTCGCACTTTGTCTGTTAGCATCTAGAGCCACAGGGTCTGAATTGGCACGTACATTTGCTCCTCGCGTTGGCGACACGGGAGGGTTTGCCTTTTTGCAGAGACCGCAAGTCACCTCCTGAACTTCATGCTCGTTGGTAGCAAGGGCACGCAGCTTGGCCATCTCTTCCGCGCCGCCGAACAAGTCCTTGTACAGGGTTTCGATCTGATGGGCTCCCACCGAGAACTTGTCTCTGACGGCCTTGTCCTGTGCCAACTGTTCGGCGTGAGTCTGGGCCTCGTCGGAATCATTCTGAATCTTTTCGGCCTCTtctttgagcttctcgatcGCCTGCTGAATGTCTTCCTCACGGCTTTTCTCTCGAAGAAACTTCTCGAGATTGAGTGGGTGGGAGATGCCTTGACGCAATCTTACGCATCGGGTGTTTCGGATCGAAAAGGCAGTCTGGTGCTTGAGGGCGACATCTTCCTctgcatctgctgcatcatcatcttccttgTCAGTAGCATCTTCCTCTGCCTTTGCTGCATCATTGTCTTCCTCGTGAGCAGGTTCCAAGTCTTGGTCAGTATCCTCATGTTTGGCTTCGTCATCTTGCTCCTGATCATTCGCCTCTTCTGCAG encodes:
- a CDS encoding FHA domain-containing protein; translation: MDSLASSPRKGSSAEPTLPVMKPITLAGSKRPAPTLLPPFEPLSSSPNLPRPVKRQNIGPVPGRPSSRAHLKYPTPVPTSSTGILSSSPPQRSSAATERTPLSAVPAVELSENGETLIMGRSSNSSHFQLSANRLVSRVHVKARFIAAPSPLEPSKIEIICNGWNGLKLHCQSRTWELYKGDSFTSETEGSEIMVDVQDARVLIQWPKRAVDNLSDTTWDDSPPQIRPNAILQSSPPRRTGRIASPESPTPVTLSSSRRLQALLPGHRDHGIDIYEDDEPELPEPKREPEPEVEHMDVNVSMNTEVTASFSSVQSVEQHSDAEDQDPDEENDPIVHSFGPFGADISCRLASISTKSPKIFKGAKRASNPLHSAIAADLFAPRQIPAPPRSPRKQPQPQPESPLSSPPRVSTPTPEPTKMSYESNPIVANHVINQLAYSRLSSTPLSTIMQHLPTEEKKGLDKSDLRDVIESTPCIGIIKRQGKDAAGKPLESEYYYVPEQDDDEQRRAAVVDGLRKPSLRACRKQHKQYYWKRPKTP